From the Diprion similis isolate iyDipSimi1 chromosome 1, iyDipSimi1.1, whole genome shotgun sequence genome, the window GCATTATTTTACCGTGGAAacatatttaataatattgttgATGTACTTGAGCATATGATGCAGACGCGATGTgcaaatatgattttttgaaatcgaaCAACACAGCTGTAATTGCAAAACAAGATGGAAATAGCTGGAATATAAATACTGTAGAATAACATATTTGTACAGAAGCTATGTTATATACCTAAAGTTTAACGTAACTCAAATTTTCcccaacaaaaatttttatttcccaaaaatttcaattcgccATTTGATTATTGACAAAGAGGCTTATTTCTTAGCATTCGCACCCAGATAAGCAGCTATACACTGCTCAATTGTTTGTTAACAGTCATTGAGATTTACGTACAAAGCAAGTTGACTCATCTTATTTGATTTCATTATCgtagatgtaaaaaataaacttttagCTAGTAAAACTTATCGCGTAGATATCATTTATGTAACCAGCTGCAATCAGAAGTCACATTAACAACCAGTTGAAACTGGATTCGTTGATCATGCAAGACTGAAATACTTTATCCATATCAACAATGTTTTTATTGTGACACTCACAGTATTGATGCTTTGGTAAATTCATGATAAAAGCTCCAAATTATATCAAACGCGAGTCGATTGCATGACTTAACAATTTTCAGACAAGGAGTGATGAAGGTTTGAACACTTTTCTAAATAATGTGTACAAATTTTGCAGTAAAATGACAGTAATGCTTGCAAAATATTCCCAtcaaaattagaataaattatttgctaAAAGTAAGCAAGCCTTGATGAGCTatacaataaaataacgatTATTGCTGTACATTTTTTGGGGAAAAATGATTCACGATAAGTATTTggcaaaaaaacaagaattagaGCAAGTGGAATAGACTTTTGACATACTTGGTTATCTGTGTTATGAGGATAATAGTCAGAGCTACACTTCaccagatttttattttattttttttaaattttattattcacatttCCTGTCTAGTCTGTAGTCAATATCAATAAGGTTATCAGTTATTAGATAAATACTACAGCCAAAATTCATACGGCCAACAAGTATGccatggtgaaaaaataacttgCTCTTTAAGCAAGTGGCAGTTGGCTGATACATTCATTAACGAAGTTAGATTGCACTAAATTCGGAGCGAAAATGACCTTGGTTTGATAATCTTTGAGTCGAGTTCAACTTTGGTGAAATGATAACTCGCTATTCTATTTGTGTGGCGATCACCTGATACTTTCATTATTGAAATTAGATTATGCCAAATTTACAAGCATTAATTACCTTTGACCAAATATCTTTATGTTTGTTAAAAATGGTTTCTCTGAATGAATGTTGAAACCAGTCATCACAAAATCATCAATTCACGAGATAAACTGATAACTATAAACTCAAGTGCTGTAACGTTGCACAAATCGGAAGATTTTGGTTGGAACTATTGATAATATCTTATAACAATGCACAATTGATCCTACATCaatgaaacttattttcaCAGAAAAATTCCGGATAATTACAAGGTCTTATTTCTTCAAGGAGGTGGCACCGGTATGTTCGCAGCTGTACCTTTGAATCTTCTAAACGAAGCGGGAACAGCTGACTACATTGTTACAGGTAAATTATCTGTGTTTCAACATTGTttgtgagatgaaaaaaaatattttaaagacAAGCACCAGGATATATATCCTACAAACTTAATTTCAGGCTCATGGTCCGCTAAGGCAGCCAAAGAAGCAGCAAAATATGCTAAAGTGAACTTGGTACTTCCCAAGGCCAACAAGTACACAGATATTCCAGATCCATCAACTTGGAATTTAAATCCAGAAGCTTCTTATGTTTATTACTGTGCCAACGAGACTGTTCATggtagtgaaaaatttgatggaaattatttttctccaccGAATTTTAGACACTTACGAACTTCATACACATAATTCTTTATTCCTGTTATCCAGGCATTGAATTTAACTACGTCCCTGAAGTCGGGGATGTTCCTTTGGTAGCTGATATGTCCTCAAATATGTTGTCGCGTCCGATTGACATttcaaaggtgaaaaaaatagggaATTCAAGCAAACTAATGCTACGAAAATTGctcaaaactttttcttattGTAAACATTATTAGTATATTGATTTAAATTCAACCTTCTCATTAAAGTTTGCAGTCATATTTGCTGGAGCTCAGAAGAACATCGGACCAGCAGGTGTTACTCTTGTAATAGTCCGCGATGACGTGCTTGGACATCCTAAGTCAATCTGCCCATCAGTATTGGATTTCTCTATCATGGCAACGGATAATTCTGTCCATAATACACCACCAACATTCCAGTTAGTATTCACAATGTAACAAAAGCGATCACATCTCCTTGCAGTTTGATAAACAACGGATGATGAGAtcagaatatattataatttaacttcTTTCATCActtgttacaaaaatatttccccGCCAACTGTGAGTCAGAATCTAGATCATGAATTCCAACGACTCATTACAGAATATACGTCGTTGGCCGAGTTTTCGACTGGATTAAGGAAAATGGTGGAGTTGAAGGCATGGAGAAACTGGCGATAGCAAAGAGCAAAGCTATATATGATGTGATCGATAACTCAAATGGATTTTACCACTGCCCGATCAGACGTGATGCGCGTAGCCGAATGAATATTCCGTTCAGAATTGGTGGCGATGACGAAGACTTGGAAAATACTTTCTTAACTGGGGCTTCAGCTCGTGGAATGCTTCAGCTCAAGGGTCACAGGTTAGCCGTCGTCTAAAgtacagagaaaaaattgagcaaaaacgaaaaaacataGGGAACGTCTAGTGAAAGGTAACAAACTGCATTACGATTCGTTTGTTACAGGTCTGTTGGTGGTATACGTGCCTCTTTGTACAACGCAGTGACTATGGAGGATGTTCAAGCATTAGTAACCtacatgaattatttttaccgtCTACATCGTAAACAGAAAgactagaaaaaaagattaggTACGATCTCATGATTACATAAATTCATTCCCAAAATCTCTTtatgttataaattatatgtatcatttctcgacaatttttcataatggaaattaaatttacgaaatttaaataatcgcTTTGATTACGAAAGTTTCCTTGTGATATAGTTTATATTCCCACTTCAGTGCAGTTTTGCAAACGAATTCTATAAACTACAGTCTCTGTCTTCCCTATTTCAGTTTAATATTAACCGTTAAATTAGATGGCTAGATTTTCT encodes:
- the LOC124405629 gene encoding phosphoserine aminotransferase; translated protein: MTDMANNSTSGVINFGAGPAKLPRKVLKDVQDELLSYANTKISVLELSHRSGDFKKIIEDAQASVRDLLKIPDNYKVLFLQGGGTGMFAAVPLNLLNEAGTADYIVTGSWSAKAAKEAAKYAKVNLVLPKANKYTDIPDPSTWNLNPEASYVYYCANETVHGIEFNYVPEVGDVPLVADMSSNMLSRPIDISKFAVIFAGAQKNIGPAGVTLVIVRDDVLGHPKSICPSVLDFSIMATDNSVHNTPPTFQIYVVGRVFDWIKENGGVEGMEKLAIAKSKAIYDVIDNSNGFYHCPIRRDARSRMNIPFRIGGDDEDLENTFLTGASARGMLQLKGHRSVGGIRASLYNAVTMEDVQALVTYMNYFYRLHRKQKD